A window of Leishmania donovani BPK282A1 complete genome, chromosome 35 genomic DNA:
GAAGGCGTGGAACTCGCTCGCATCGACGAATGGGTGCCGGCGACTCTGTCcctcatctcctcctcgcgtgATGGTTGAACGCTGAGCAacagcaccgtcgtcgtcgtcatcgtaattttttttttgtaatTCTGCTGTCATTGTCTTCGCGTTCTCGTTTCGTTTcgggaagagaagggaagggaaggggcaGGCTCGTTGATGTCGCCCTTTCTCGAGGAACGGGTACCTATGCGCGTGGAGGCCAACTGAACTGTTTGCGTTTTCtcatctgcagcagcggcaaggacAGGGTCGCGCTGTTGGTTGctggcgagcagcacgcgcgtgaGAGGCATGTTCGCTTCCCCGAGACTCACACGTGTGCATCCATGTTCCGGCAGTGCACGTGTTTCCCGTTCCCTCTTGGTCAGGGGCtgtcctccctcccttcctcctaAGGCCTGGCCAGGCGAGACTCGGCAGGCCGAAGAATGGGtgtgaaagagagaggcttcgcgcacgcgcatacacacacgtcCTAAGCGGCCATGCGCAGGCTAAGCAGACACATGTAATGTATGTGGAACGCAGCTTCTTATTCGTGGACAGACATGAACGTgttgcgcacgcgcctctTCCTGTTTGCCGGAGCAGAGGTGGCAAGGGACCTGTCCAGGTTGTCGTTCGAGTATACGATCGCACAGCAAGCGTGTGACACGTGGTCTAGAAAGTCAATATCATCTCTCATGCTCTGCTCTCCTGCAACACCTCCAACCCACGGATGCTGAGGCACTGGAGTTCTTCTGGTGTGAGATTGACATATCTCTGCTTCATTCCTTTTATCAGCAGTGGGATAAGCCAAGTATGTATtcgcgcttgtgtgtgtgtgtgtgcagctcTTCACAGGTAACAGTGCAAAACCGATAGCCTGCGAGAAGGCAGCGATCACACGGCATGCACGCTGATACTCAAGCAGCCACGCTGCTACTGCTAGAGTGCCACCGCACCCGCGACATGCGTTGAAGGAGTACATCGACGGTGTGGAAGGGGCTTTTCGACCGTGTCAATCGAGTCAGTGGCACGGggcccgcgcacgcacctccaGTTGTTTTGGCCTTGTATGAATAGATGCAGCTGCGattctctccctctttttctctctccctttccttaCTCTCCCCCACACCTGacacgcatacatatatgtgcACGCCTGCACatgacgtgtgtgtgtgtgtctacgtGTCTGCCAAGGCTGTGAAAAGAAGGCCCACACAAGAGGCTCCACAGCAAAAAGAACAAGCGAGGTATCCTTGTAGAGGTGAGCGGCAACAGCACCCCGTAAACACGCAAAAGGAGACTTAGTCGCTTGCTTGTGCGCtctgtgcagctgctcctcaaCACACCGCTGCGACTCGCATTTCTGCTAGAGCAGTTTTGTTTTCCACCATGTACCATAGAGCGCGATAGCCTCTTCTTATCCCCTTCATTGTGTGCATGGGCCCCTCGCCTCCAGGCGACACCACGCTGCCATCCGCGTCGTCACTGTCGCTGATGTAGATAACTTCAGCAGTGCTTGACTTTTTTTGGTTTGTATTTATTCTCTTTTCCGAGTGCCTCACTTCCCTCTTCAACCTGGTCTAGTGCTGcttgcgtgtatgtgtgtgtgtgtgtgtagctCCTGCCCATCATGTCCTATGCTCAGCGGCACCGTAATCGTGTAGAGCTGCACTACCATGAGGTGGCGCAGTCACCTCATGGTTTTTATGCTGCATCGGCGGCAGTGCATAACGGTCGCGCCCCGGTGCGACTGCAGGACACGGTGATCGGCACACAAGACCAGGAACCGCTCCCacgcggtggcagtggccCTCGTCTCAGCAACTcctcgctgcagcgcagcagcggcagtggcaacCGCGCGTCCGATGCGCATGACAGCTATACGGCATGCTATCCGCACCCGCATTCGATCATTGGCGCgagtgccgccgcagcatgGTGTGAAACAACACCAAGCGTCAGCGGTGCAAGGATGCCTCGGCAGGCCTTCtaactgctgcagcgcaccccCAAGTCCGCTTCCCCGCCGCGACTCAAAGTTAGTCAAAAGCGGTTTACCTCTCCTCATTTGTCTGTAAAGACatcggaggcggcggcgggacAGCCGCCagtgcgtctctctccgcctcctcaaGTGCTAGAGGGGACAATCGACAAGCGAAGCCGTCCCAGTGCGCCAGGTCACCCTGATGTGCCGCATGACTCGCTTGCGATCAAGCTCGGTGGAAGTCGACCGCTCTCTGCTGAGGCTAATCGCCGACCCGGTGATCAGGAGGCGCAGTACGCAAAGGGCAACTCACCCTCTACCGGTGAGCTCTCTGCGGCGCGACTTTCCACCTCGCCGTTATCTGCCTCAGCGACATTCAccgcgcgtctgcgcagcaTCATCGAGACGCGGCAGTAAATCGAGCTTTTGATGCaaaggcagcggcaagaTGAAGAAGAACTGATTCGCGCCATTGCGAATATCAACGAGCAGTCGCTAGGCCGCTCGCACCCGCGGCAGTCGCCGCACCCCGGCACCACGCTCACCAGCTCGGTTCTCTCGTcttagcagcagcagcagcagcagggcgcGGAGGATCGTCCGTCTTATGAGCAAGTCCTCATCGAGCGCGCCGCGGTcttcgccgcgctgcggcagttCAAAGAGAAGGGCGACGTCATTGTTCACAAGCTCTACAGCACCGTtaaggcgcagcaggagcaggtgCTGGAGCTCGGCGCCACTGTAGAGGCCTTGAAGAAGGCGAGCAAGCGGCTCAAGGATGCCCTCGGCAacggaggtggtgccgctggtggaagcctcggcagcggtgcaggcgcagcagcgacggcggggAGCTTCACACGAGTGCCTGACACCGTCGCTGAGCTGCAAGAGAAGATCAtcacgcagcggcgcgtcaTTGAGCAAATGGGCCAACTCATGCAGAATGCGGACCGCATGCTGTTggcgatgcgcgcgcgcgtcgaggcggtggagcagcgagCCACTGGTGCATCAGTAGAGCGCCGGCGGCTTCCACCGCTTCCGCTCACCTCCGGCAGTGGGACGTCCAACGCCAGCACCCCTCGCCAGGCACCGCTCGGGGGAGACGGCGATGTCGCCACCGTCTCGgcgcagtagcagcagcagcagtttCTGTTGGGCCGCAttgcacagctgcggcaggcactgaagcaggagcaggcgcagcgccttcacTTGGAGGAGGTCTACGGCGCCACCTCTGAGGAGACGGCACGCAATGTAGCACTGCTGGaagagcgcctgcagcgggTGCAGAGCACGCGAGGAGTTATGTacgacagcagcggtagcGCCAAGAACGCCTCAGCAGTTCGAATGGAATTGCATACTTtgctggaggagggccgGCACGAAGGTGGTGTCTCGGCGGCTGAAGAAATCCACCACAAGAATAAGGAGCAGCATACCATGTTGCAGACCTCGTCCACGCTCGCTCGCACCCTCTTCACGGTCGTGAGCGTCGGgggcgcggccgcagcggaggattacaaagacgaggaggaggaataTGCGAAGCAAGTGCCCGACGGGTCGAAACGGCAGCCGTCCAGcgagccggcggcggcacagaacgcgcggcaacggcgcgcCTACCTAGGTGGTCCTTGGAGCGCCGCAGAGAGCACTAGTGTCGACGCGGCGGCTGAAGAGCAACGCCTTGAGCTCGGCATTCCAGTGCCGGACACCTCCCACCTTAGAGACTCGACCTGCCGCTCGTTCCATTtccgctcctccagcgcgaGTCGGCGTCTTGTGGGCTTTCTGCCTGGAAAAGCTGCGGATGTCATGAGTTGCGCCGTGGACAGTGCCAGTGACGGTGAGgatgacgatgacgaggGGCACGTCGCGGTGGTGAGGAGCGGCTCGAACGCGCGGGGCCGCGCGGCTGTCATTGCGGCTGCAACCCCAACGGCGATCCACTCGttctcctcgccgctgcaggacaCGATCCCTTCGGTAGGATGATCAGCTGTGTGGCAGCATCGCTTGAACAAGCGTCTGGTGGATCTGGGCAAGGCCAAGGCAGATATGGTAGTGTTGCCGCGATGCACCGCTTCAAAAGGTGACAGGTGCCGTCaactgcacgcacacgtatgACAAGTTGCTTCttcgtgtgtctgtgtgtgtgtgtgttctccGCTTCGACGAGAAGCTATTCTCAGGTCTTGTACAAGGCGACCCTGATGTgttgcggcgacggcgattCGCCAGTACGCGAGGTGCGTGTATTTGGAGCACGAGTGCACAAGTGCTCCTTGCACTGCTattcttttttctctccgaGACGTGATGGCCTCTACTGTCTGCGCCTGTGAAAGCATGTGTCTCTCCTCGTACTTCAATGGCGGGGGGGATCGGAGCGCAGCCAtcgccgagcagcggcaggtgtGCACAAAGAAACGCAATGGCCATGAGTGGCGGCCGCAATCACCTGCGTGATCGTGTACGTCCTCTCCGTGGCctcacgcagacgcgcaccaTGCAAAGGAACCATTCTGCAGTGTGGTCGAGTCGGCGCCCGTGGAGAAAACGCTAGTCGAAATCTGTATGCggctgcctctccctctctcacgcctctctcctctacCGGTTGTGTTTCTTCGTTCTCCACATCGTATCCACGTACCGGTTGGTTGGCTATGCATACGTCCGActccgtttttcttttgttcgGCTCCTCTACGCCACCTGAGAGCTGAGAAGCCGCTCTGCTGAGTCACAATGCGCTTGGCACCCGCTCCTCTTCatcccttccttctctctctgtgtaccGCCGTCGCGAAGAAAGTCGGAGatgcagtcgcagcagcgccactaCACAGCATCCTCCACAGCGTCCCCGGAGCTTAGCCGAGCAGGCGTCtcctcgacgccggcgctcaTTCTCGACTTGGGCAGCCGCACCATCAAGTCAGGCTTGCACaccgcggcaacgccgcacCTCACACCCGCCCTTGTCGGCACCCCAAAATACCCGCGCTGCCTACTACAggcatcgtcgtcgttcaATCAGAGTagcagcatcagcaccagCTGTTTTGTGGTTGGAAGCGACGCTGCCTCTCggcgcggcgtgctgcggctCAGTCGGCCCATACAGCATGGAGGGGTCATCATGGACTGGGTCGGTGCGCTCCCTCTGTTGCGGCAGAGCATTCAGAGCGCTCTGGTCCatccgtcgtcgtctctgGGGGCGCGACAGTCAttggaggagggcgaagaTGTCATCTACTCACTGGTCGAGAGCCCCTATGCGTCTCGACCGCAGCGGGCCAGGTTGGCAGAGCTGCTCTTCGAAGACCCCGACCAGGAAGCTGTCGTGAGCGACAGCGGTAAGCAGCAACGCGTGGGTCCTCGTGCGGCCGGTGTGTTCTGCGGCGTAGGCCCGCTGCTAGCCCTGTATGCCACTGGGCAAACAACTGGTGTCGTTGTcgacgtcggcgacggcgctgtgagcactgcagcggcggccgacgGCTATGTTCTGCCTCAGTGCCTCCAGCGAGAGGCGGACGGTGCAACGGGGGCAGCCGTTACGTCGTACTTGACGCGCTTGCTGTACCAAAGCGGCGTACTCggcccagcagcggcgacggcagcttTCAGGCGAtcagcgccgtcatcgctCTTGGGCTCCGCAACAAACCGCTTGAGtagcggtgctggcgccggcACCCAGCAAGAACGCGAGCTAGTTTACGCGATCAAGgaggcgtgctgcagcgtgtcTGCCACGCCGCTCTTCTCAACCAAATCCTccctcgccgcggcagaTGCCAGCATCGTTGCCACGCCATCTCTTTCCGAGCTCAACTCTGCGCTGATTGCCGCTGCTCAGCGCACACAGCATAGCGGgcctggcggcagcggtgcagctcaCGCCAGCACCCCGTCCTCCCACCTCTTCACGCTCCCTGATGGCAGCTTTCTCGAAGTCGGCACCGCGGAAGCTGCGCAAGCGTCGGAGGTGCTCTTCTACCCAGTCCTTATGGGGAGTGAGGGCCGCGGCGTGGTTGACGTGGTGCTggacgcggtggccgccgctcctgcggaactgcagccgcagctgcttgGAAACGTTGTCGTGACGGGTGGTGCGACTTGCAGCGCTGGCTTCGGGTACCGTTTCTTCAACGAGATGCAGCAGCGTATTCGCGGAAGCGCGGGGTTGTCCACCAACGGCTCCTCGAATCAGCGCATCTGCGTGTCCGCCCCAGAGCAGCGCGCTTACGCGGCGTGGATGGGGGCCAGCTACGTGGCGCAGATATCGTCGTTTGCGAGCAGCATGGTCGTAACGCGCGCGGCCTACGAAGAAGAGGGTGAGGCAGCTCTGGCAAGGAGAGTGTTGACGTAGGCACGGTCATGGCAATTACGGCTTCTTTGTGAGGACCATGTGCATCAACTCACGATGAATGCAAGCATACGAGTCCGTGCGtacaaaagaaaagaggaactggcttggcgtgtgtgtttcccttctgtgctcgtgtgtgc
This region includes:
- a CDS encoding actin-like protein, putative, with protein sequence MQSQQRHYTASSTASPELSRAGVSSTPALILDLGSRTIKSGLHTAATPHLTPALVGTPKYPRCLLQASSSFNQSSSISTSCFVVGSDAASRRGVLRLSRPIQHGGVIMDWVGALPLLRQSIQSALVHPSSSLGARQSLEEGEDVIYSLVESPYASRPQRARLAELLFEDPDQEAVVSDSGKQQRVGPRAAGVFCGVGPLLALYATGQTTGVVVDVGDGAVSTAAAADGYVLPQCLQREADGATGAAVTSYLTRLLYQSGVLGPAAATAAFRRSAPSSLLGSATNRLSSGAGAGTQQERELVYAIKEACCSVSATPLFSTKSSLAAADASIVATPSLSELNSALIAAAQRTQHSGPGGSGAAHASTPSSHLFTLPDGSFLEVGTAEAAQASEVLFYPVLMGSEGRGVVDVVLDAVAAAPAELQPQLLGNVVVTGGATCSAGFGYRFFNEMQQRIRGSAGLSTNGSSNQRICVSAPEQRAYAAWMGASYVAQISSFASSMVVTRAAYEEEGEAALARRVLT